A window of Costertonia aggregata contains these coding sequences:
- a CDS encoding SIMPL domain-containing protein has translation MRYFKMLAICFMCFTAQSQNDNVMEKEFRVEGSATVRIQPNQVVLQLGLESRGKDLVATKTENSRIIAKAVAFCKAKGILEKHLQTDYIRINPSYNYNNNDLNYYSVDQYLSVTIEELGLYEEILTELLKMGINKVNNISFRTTHLKENRKKARKLAIEAAKEKAEFLATEVGIQLGNIVNIAEYSNNSYGLYGNRLLGSNISQNVVQNVTDNSDYEGLSIGMIPVSASVTLTYNVK, from the coding sequence ATGAGATATTTTAAAATGCTGGCCATATGCTTTATGTGCTTTACCGCACAGTCGCAAAACGATAACGTAATGGAAAAAGAATTTCGAGTAGAAGGTAGTGCAACTGTTAGAATTCAACCCAATCAAGTGGTATTGCAGTTGGGGTTGGAATCACGGGGAAAAGATTTAGTGGCTACCAAAACGGAAAATTCACGTATTATCGCAAAAGCCGTTGCTTTTTGTAAAGCAAAGGGCATTCTTGAAAAGCACTTGCAAACGGATTATATACGTATAAACCCCAGCTATAATTATAACAACAACGACCTCAACTATTACAGTGTAGACCAGTACCTTTCAGTAACTATCGAAGAACTGGGGCTATACGAAGAAATTCTGACCGAACTTCTAAAAATGGGTATCAACAAAGTAAATAATATCAGTTTTAGAACAACACATCTGAAAGAAAATCGAAAAAAAGCAAGAAAGCTCGCTATTGAAGCAGCAAAAGAAAAAGCTGAATTCTTGGCGACCGAAGTGGGCATTCAACTTGGTAACATTGTAAATATTGCAGAATATTCCAATAATTCCTACGGCTTATATGGTAATAGGTTACTAGGTTCAAATATTTCACAGAACGTGGTTCAGAATGTAACGGACAATTCAGATTATGAAGGTCTATCGATTGGTATGATTCCAGTAAGTGCAAGTGTAACATTGACTTACAATGTAAAATAA
- a CDS encoding LytR/AlgR family response regulator transcription factor — protein MSTIKTVLVEDSRLARNELKELIKNFDELELVGEAENVDKGFELIKNTQPDLLLLDINMPEKDGFELLEMLDEVPITVFTTAYDEYAIKSFEYNALDYLLKPINKKRFKKAIDKVKLKLEPTIEPNTSSAEKLTMASQIFIKDGERCWLVKIGEISHFEIVGNYTRVFFQNEKPMLYKSLNQVEEKLPEQNFFRANRQQIINTNYVQNVVPWFNGKLKLTMKNNDEIEVSRRQSYLFKDKMSL, from the coding sequence ATGAGTACGATAAAAACAGTTTTAGTGGAAGATTCCAGATTGGCCCGAAACGAACTGAAAGAACTCATCAAAAATTTTGATGAACTTGAACTGGTGGGGGAAGCTGAAAATGTGGACAAAGGTTTTGAATTGATAAAAAATACGCAACCGGACCTTTTACTTTTGGATATAAATATGCCCGAAAAAGATGGGTTTGAACTTCTTGAAATGTTGGACGAGGTGCCGATTACCGTATTCACTACGGCCTATGATGAGTATGCGATAAAGTCCTTTGAGTACAATGCCTTGGATTATTTATTAAAGCCCATAAATAAAAAACGTTTTAAAAAAGCCATTGATAAAGTCAAGCTCAAACTTGAGCCCACAATTGAACCAAATACTTCTTCAGCCGAGAAATTGACCATGGCGAGTCAAATATTCATAAAGGATGGGGAAAGATGTTGGTTGGTCAAAATAGGTGAGATTTCCCATTTTGAGATCGTTGGAAATTATACCCGGGTATTTTTTCAAAATGAAAAACCGATGTTGTATAAATCTTTAAATCAGGTAGAGGAAAAACTACCTGAACAAAATTTCTTTAGGGCAAACCGGCAGCAAATCATCAATACCAATTATGTTCAAAATGTAGTGCCATGGTTCAATGGTAAATTAAAGCTGACCATGAAAAACAATGACGAGATTGAAGTGTCACGCAGACAATCATATCTTTTTAAGGATAAAATGAGTTTATAG
- a CDS encoding sensor histidine kinase, whose protein sequence is MDSFFKKYRWGLAFWAVNFSGWAGISFIAYAFTPSFDGYKDSNHFLISILATFVIGMLVTGILRAYLKHFKLDNFGTKDLFKILSAITIISLLYFGLTYGSGYVIGYFEDEKIEIPDMYKEYSTGLVIFNSFLIMIGWSIFYMAVKVTAKLNAERVERAELNATIRQAQLNTLKGQINPHFMFNSLNNIRGLMLEDVERSRDMLTKLSEMLRYSLTKNDVNAIALEDELEMVENYISLSKIQFEDRLHFVKKISGETLTIPIPPMIIQLLVENAAKHGIGNLKDGGEILVETQTEGDELLITVTNTGKLQISKNSTQLGLKNIRQRLKLLYGNKANFSLNEIGKAVVAQIKIPLA, encoded by the coding sequence ATGGATTCATTTTTCAAAAAATATAGATGGGGTCTCGCCTTTTGGGCCGTAAACTTTTCAGGTTGGGCGGGAATTTCTTTTATAGCCTACGCATTTACACCAAGTTTTGATGGGTACAAAGATTCAAACCACTTTTTGATCAGTATTCTTGCCACGTTCGTTATAGGAATGTTGGTAACGGGAATTTTGAGAGCGTATCTAAAACATTTTAAGCTTGACAATTTTGGAACAAAAGATCTCTTTAAAATTCTTTCGGCCATTACGATAATATCCCTGCTTTATTTTGGGCTAACATACGGTTCTGGGTATGTAATCGGTTATTTTGAGGATGAAAAAATCGAGATTCCCGATATGTACAAAGAATACAGCACAGGTTTAGTGATTTTCAATTCTTTCCTTATAATGATAGGTTGGTCCATATTTTATATGGCCGTTAAAGTCACAGCAAAATTGAATGCGGAAAGAGTCGAAAGGGCCGAGTTGAATGCCACAATCAGACAAGCCCAACTAAATACCTTAAAAGGGCAAATAAACCCCCATTTTATGTTCAACAGTCTAAACAACATAAGAGGGCTCATGTTAGAGGATGTTGAAAGGTCAAGAGATATGCTAACCAAACTTTCAGAAATGCTCCGCTATTCATTAACCAAGAATGATGTTAATGCAATCGCTTTGGAGGATGAGCTTGAAATGGTCGAAAACTATATTTCGCTTTCCAAGATACAATTTGAGGATAGGTTGCATTTTGTAAAAAAAATATCGGGTGAAACCTTAACTATACCGATTCCCCCAATGATCATTCAATTATTGGTTGAAAATGCCGCAAAACATGGTATCGGCAATCTCAAGGATGGAGGGGAGATTTTAGTCGAAACCCAAACGGAAGGCGATGAGCTTTTAATAACCGTAACCAATACGGGAAAATTACAAATATCAAAGAACTCGACTCAACTTGGCCTAAAAAATATAAGACAACGTTTAAAATTGCTTTACGGTAACAAAGCAAACTTTTCTTTGAACGAAATTGGGAAAGCGGTTGTGGCACAAATAAAAATACCGTTGGCATGA
- the obgE gene encoding GTPase ObgE produces MTEGNFVDYVKVYAESGNGGKGSVHLHREKYITKGGPDGGDGGRGGHVIVRGNSNLWTLVNYKFRKHFKAGHGEHGAKSRSTGADGEDVYMEVPLGTVVRDTETNEILFEITEHGEEKILVEGGKGGRGNWHFKTSTNQTPRYAQPGIPGQETRVTLELKVLADVGLVGFPNAGKSTLLSVITSAKPKIADYEFTTLKPNLGIVEYRDFQSFVMADIPGIIEGAAEGKGLGHYFLRHIERNATLLFLIPADSKDISKEYEILLDELRRYNPELLDKQRLVAISKSDMLDDELMHEMRVELDKDLKNVTYMFISSVAQQGIQELKDRLWNMLNQ; encoded by the coding sequence ATGACCGAAGGTAATTTTGTAGATTATGTAAAGGTATATGCCGAATCCGGAAACGGTGGTAAGGGCTCCGTACACTTACATCGCGAAAAATACATTACCAAAGGCGGTCCTGATGGTGGCGATGGCGGTCGTGGTGGCCATGTCATCGTTAGGGGCAACAGTAACCTTTGGACTTTGGTCAATTACAAGTTTCGTAAACATTTTAAGGCAGGTCACGGTGAGCATGGTGCCAAAAGTAGAAGTACCGGTGCAGATGGCGAGGATGTGTATATGGAGGTGCCTTTGGGAACTGTAGTCCGTGATACCGAAACCAACGAGATTCTTTTTGAAATTACCGAACATGGCGAGGAAAAAATACTGGTCGAAGGCGGTAAGGGCGGTCGCGGTAACTGGCATTTTAAGACCAGCACCAACCAAACACCTAGATATGCCCAGCCTGGGATTCCGGGACAAGAGACCCGTGTTACCCTAGAGCTAAAAGTATTGGCAGATGTGGGATTGGTAGGTTTTCCCAATGCAGGTAAATCTACGCTACTTTCGGTAATAACCTCTGCAAAACCTAAGATTGCCGATTATGAGTTTACAACCTTAAAACCAAATTTGGGTATTGTGGAGTATCGGGATTTCCAGAGTTTTGTGATGGCGGATATCCCCGGCATAATTGAAGGTGCTGCCGAGGGCAAGGGATTAGGACATTATTTTTTACGCCATATAGAACGTAATGCGACTTTGTTGTTTTTGATTCCCGCCGATAGCAAGGACATCAGCAAGGAATACGAAATCCTGTTAGACGAGCTCCGTAGGTACAATCCCGAATTGTTGGACAAACAGCGTTTGGTCGCCATCTCAAAATCCGATATGTTAGACGATGAACTTATGCATGAAATGAGAGTGGAATTGGATAAAGATTTGAAAAACGTAACGTATATGTTTATCTCTTCCGTAGCGCAACAAGGTATTCAGGAGTTGAAAGATAGGCTTTGGAATATGCTGAACCAATAG
- a CDS encoding DUF4136 domain-containing protein: MYLEVNSMDMKLFNSLLLLFLCISCGSVRVSYDYERETDFTNYTTYNYYPDMETGLSEFDTRRLLRVLDNEMQSKGILLSEEPDFLINITSNTFQGAQNNSVGVGLGGGGRNVGGGVSIGIPVGQPKLERQIRFDFVDSQKDALFWSAQSESAFKEDVTPEIREQKLREIVQKVLSKYPPK, from the coding sequence ATGTACCTTGAAGTAAATTCTATGGACATGAAACTTTTCAACAGCCTGTTACTGTTATTCCTATGTATTTCTTGTGGCTCTGTTCGTGTGAGCTACGATTATGAGAGGGAAACCGATTTTACCAACTATACCACCTATAACTATTACCCCGATATGGAAACCGGTCTTAGTGAGTTTGATACAAGACGACTTCTAAGGGTTTTGGATAATGAAATGCAGTCCAAGGGTATTTTGCTCTCCGAGGAACCCGATTTTTTAATCAATATAACCAGCAACACCTTCCAAGGGGCACAAAACAATTCGGTCGGTGTAGGATTGGGAGGTGGCGGCAGAAATGTTGGTGGTGGTGTGTCTATAGGCATTCCTGTAGGTCAGCCTAAGTTAGAACGTCAGATCCGGTTTGATTTTGTAGACAGCCAAAAAGACGCCCTATTTTGGAGTGCCCAAAGTGAAAGTGCCTTTAAGGAGGATGTTACACCAGAAATCAGGGAGCAGAAACTAAGGGAAATCGTTCAAAAAGTACTTTCAAAATACCCGCCCAAATAA
- a CDS encoding ion transporter, producing the protein MRQYLKNIVEFNDNTKSRIFAYFIQILILVSIISFSFETVPDLKPETRKLLRIIEVFCVLVFSIEYILRIYVADNRRRFIFSFFGLIDVLAILPFYLSIGIDLRSLRALRFLRLFRILKLMRYNRAIKHFSKAIMLAKEEILLFLFVTLILIYFSAVGIYYFENAAQPEHFSSIFDSLWWAIITLTTVGYGDVYPITVGGRIFTFFILMIGLGIVAIPTGIISSALTKSVDTKDEN; encoded by the coding sequence ATGAGACAGTACCTCAAAAATATCGTTGAATTTAACGATAATACCAAAAGTAGGATTTTCGCCTATTTTATACAGATTTTGATTCTGGTATCGATTATCTCTTTTTCTTTCGAGACCGTTCCCGACCTTAAACCCGAAACCCGTAAATTATTACGAATCATCGAGGTGTTTTGTGTATTGGTCTTTAGTATCGAGTATATACTAAGAATTTATGTTGCCGATAATAGGCGAAGGTTTATCTTCAGTTTTTTTGGCCTTATTGATGTGTTGGCCATTCTTCCGTTTTATTTATCCATAGGTATAGATTTACGGTCATTGCGGGCACTGCGTTTTTTAAGATTGTTCCGAATTTTAAAATTGATGCGCTACAATAGGGCAATAAAGCATTTCTCCAAAGCCATCATGTTGGCTAAGGAGGAAATCCTTCTCTTTCTTTTTGTAACCTTGATATTGATATATTTTTCGGCCGTAGGTATCTATTATTTTGAAAATGCGGCCCAGCCCGAGCATTTTTCATCCATCTTTGATAGTCTTTGGTGGGCCATAATTACCTTGACCACGGTCGGCTACGGTGATGTATATCCCATAACGGTAGGGGGCAGAATATTCACTTTCTTTATTTTGATGATAGGGTTGGGTATTGTAGCCATCCCTACAGGTATCATTTCTTCCGCACTCACAAAATCTGTCGATACAAAGGATGAAAACTGA
- a CDS encoding S9 family peptidase produces the protein MKKNNSKTKVILVIAFLVCTMQGFAQEIVGSWKGTLTVQGTEMPLVFNISKTDDGYTSTMDSPSQGATDIPMDETTLSGDELTIVFKQAGIKYVGTMDTAKMQGTFFQSGMEFPLVLEKTEKTIPGNPKLPTSDEALAKLASLDNGNYKYTVEDYFARPKASTFRFSPDGNFMSYREKDENGKRHIYVKDIATGETKRAIEEKEELVRGYGWINNNRLYYSMDKGGDENYHIYVVDLDGGNLKDITPFEGVQAQFTDLLKDDKDHIIVQLNKNNPQVFEPYKVNVVTGEMKQLYTNDDIANPIAGYNFDKDGNLKGFTKIRDGVEQDIYYAVEEGKFEILKSLSWKDAFSIVFFDYSTEYPHDAYVVSNLESNTSEILLYDLKEGKTIKKLFNNPEYDVSDLSISRKRNWELDYFAYEGEKEVVIPVSKYYKKLHAKFEKQFDGKEYSIADYTDDESQYLIYVTSDKLYGKYFSYDVNKNEFKELFNLMPQLKENDMAEMRPITFKSRDGITLHGYITLPKAALNGQKVPVIVNPHGGPQGIRDSWGFNPETQLFASRGYATLQVNFRISGGYGKEFLESGFKQIGRKAMDDVEDGLQYVIDQGWVDKDKAAIYGGSHGGYAVLRGLTKTPDLYACGVDYVGVSNLFTFMKTIPPYWKPYLKIIKEIWYDEDIAEEKAIMEEVSPVYQIDKIKKPLFVVQGANDPRVNIDESDQIVSALRTKGFDVPYMVKYDEGHGFGKEENRIELYKAMMGFYAKHLGKIATPQPIKD, from the coding sequence ATGAAAAAAAACAACAGTAAAACAAAAGTAATTCTTGTAATTGCCTTTTTGGTATGCACCATGCAAGGTTTTGCACAAGAGATAGTAGGTTCCTGGAAGGGCACCCTAACTGTTCAAGGCACCGAGATGCCATTGGTTTTCAATATATCAAAAACCGATGATGGCTATACATCTACCATGGACAGCCCTTCGCAAGGCGCAACCGATATTCCCATGGATGAAACCACCTTGTCGGGAGACGAACTCACGATAGTTTTTAAACAAGCAGGTATAAAGTATGTGGGGACTATGGACACCGCAAAGATGCAAGGTACTTTTTTTCAGTCGGGTATGGAATTTCCGTTGGTCTTGGAAAAAACCGAAAAAACGATTCCCGGTAACCCTAAATTGCCCACTTCTGACGAAGCGCTGGCAAAATTGGCCTCTTTGGACAATGGTAATTACAAATATACGGTTGAGGATTATTTCGCTAGACCAAAAGCTTCTACTTTCCGATTCTCACCGGATGGAAATTTTATGTCCTATCGCGAAAAGGATGAAAACGGCAAACGGCATATTTATGTGAAGGACATCGCTACCGGAGAGACCAAACGCGCCATAGAAGAAAAAGAAGAATTGGTGCGCGGTTACGGTTGGATCAATAACAATAGGCTGTATTATTCTATGGATAAGGGAGGCGATGAAAACTATCACATCTACGTAGTTGATTTGGATGGGGGCAATCTAAAGGATATAACACCTTTTGAGGGCGTACAGGCACAGTTCACCGATTTGTTGAAAGATGACAAAGACCATATTATCGTGCAATTGAACAAGAATAACCCACAGGTTTTTGAGCCTTATAAAGTGAACGTGGTTACGGGCGAGATGAAACAATTGTATACCAATGATGATATAGCCAACCCGATTGCTGGCTACAATTTTGATAAAGACGGTAATTTAAAGGGCTTTACCAAAATCCGGGATGGGGTCGAGCAAGATATTTATTATGCTGTGGAGGAAGGCAAATTTGAAATTTTGAAAAGCCTGAGCTGGAAAGACGCATTTTCCATTGTATTTTTTGATTATTCCACTGAATATCCGCACGATGCCTATGTGGTTTCAAATTTGGAAAGCAACACATCGGAGATTTTGTTGTACGATTTAAAAGAAGGCAAGACGATAAAAAAATTGTTCAACAATCCTGAATATGATGTTTCGGACCTTTCCATTTCGCGCAAAAGAAATTGGGAGTTGGATTATTTTGCCTACGAAGGGGAAAAAGAAGTGGTCATCCCGGTAAGTAAATACTATAAAAAGTTACATGCCAAATTTGAAAAGCAATTTGACGGGAAAGAGTATAGTATAGCGGATTATACTGATGATGAAAGTCAATATTTAATATATGTTACCAGTGACAAGCTGTACGGAAAATATTTTTCCTATGATGTAAACAAGAACGAGTTCAAAGAGCTTTTTAACCTAATGCCCCAATTAAAAGAAAACGACATGGCCGAGATGCGGCCCATTACCTTTAAAAGTCGGGACGGTATTACCTTGCACGGCTATATTACCTTGCCCAAAGCCGCATTGAATGGCCAAAAGGTTCCGGTAATCGTTAACCCGCATGGTGGGCCACAAGGTATTCGCGATTCATGGGGCTTTAATCCGGAAACACAGTTGTTCGCCAGTAGAGGGTATGCCACACTTCAAGTAAACTTTAGAATATCTGGTGGCTACGGTAAAGAGTTTTTGGAGTCGGGCTTTAAACAAATCGGTAGAAAAGCTATGGACGATGTTGAGGACGGGCTACAATACGTAATAGACCAAGGTTGGGTCGACAAGGACAAAGCGGCTATTTATGGTGGAAGCCATGGTGGTTATGCCGTATTAAGGGGATTGACCAAAACACCGGATTTGTATGCTTGCGGAGTAGATTATGTTGGGGTATCCAATCTGTTTACATTTATGAAAACGATACCACCATACTGGAAGCCTTATTTGAAGATCATCAAGGAAATTTGGTACGATGAGGACATTGCAGAGGAAAAAGCGATTATGGAAGAGGTCTCTCCGGTATATCAAATCGATAAAATCAAAAAGCCACTTTTCGTAGTGCAAGGCGCCAATGACCCAAGGGTAAATATTGATGAGTCAGACCAAATTGTTAGTGCCCTGCGTACCAAAGGTTTTGATGTACCTTATATGGTGAAATATGACGAAGGTCATGGGTTTGGCAAAGAGGAAAACCGTATAGAGCTTTACAAAGCTATGATGGGTTTTTATGCAAAGCACTTGGGAAAGATAGCAACACCACAACCCATAAAAGACTAA